The proteins below are encoded in one region of Aquisphaera giovannonii:
- a CDS encoding tetratricopeptide repeat protein produces the protein MGLAALVLTALLVGGVWRAVNRQAAADALERADQAYRRADLLQALRWVNESLEIRPGDRAARALRERIFETRARIVAEEQPRHRPAEPATPEVTIVRGLLGAGRAGEARDRLNQLLSRGPDREASWLMSRALLQLDDAAGAMAALKDSGSYGHDDPTAPEPARHVGSSRCVECHKGIAESQRASRHAHTLPTEEALAGVAFPTGPIPDPGNAGVTHRMQRRGEVLEMVTTMHEQALRATVRYVLGSGNRGQSFIARSEHGQDLLLRMTYYDHGSVADLTPMIPLHLQLAHDHLGVALTPERLKGCLDCHATNVSLTAEPAVLVAEPGIGCEKCHGPGGNHVKAVAAKFPEPAIGQLRGAPAPRVVAVCARCHQPPGNEVLDDSDPTLVRQQALTMPRSRCYTESGEGVSCVTCHSPHRDVETMASHYERKCLACHTAGRIGAEAGIVAGVPASRPKTSSVCPVNSSANCVGCHMPKVENPAEHAWFTDHHIRIHRDSPSSQAQAPRHEPDPPVESPGR, from the coding sequence GTGGGTCTTGCCGCCCTCGTCCTCACCGCCTTGCTGGTCGGCGGGGTCTGGCGTGCGGTCAACCGGCAGGCCGCCGCGGACGCGCTGGAAAGGGCCGATCAGGCCTACCGGCGAGCCGATCTGCTCCAGGCCCTACGCTGGGTGAATGAGTCGCTCGAGATCCGTCCCGGAGACCGGGCCGCTCGCGCGTTGAGGGAGCGTATTTTCGAAACGAGGGCCCGGATCGTGGCCGAGGAACAGCCTCGCCATCGGCCGGCGGAGCCGGCGACTCCGGAGGTCACGATCGTTCGCGGCCTGCTGGGAGCCGGGAGGGCAGGCGAGGCCCGCGATCGACTCAACCAACTCCTGTCACGCGGGCCGGACCGGGAAGCGAGCTGGCTGATGAGCCGGGCCCTCCTCCAACTCGACGACGCCGCGGGGGCCATGGCCGCACTGAAGGACTCCGGAAGTTACGGCCACGACGACCCGACCGCGCCTGAGCCGGCCCGCCATGTCGGCTCGAGCCGTTGCGTCGAATGCCACAAGGGCATCGCGGAGAGCCAGCGCGCCAGCCGGCATGCGCACACGCTTCCGACGGAAGAGGCCCTGGCCGGCGTGGCCTTCCCGACGGGCCCCATCCCCGACCCCGGCAATGCGGGCGTCACGCACCGCATGCAACGCCGCGGAGAGGTGCTGGAGATGGTGACCACCATGCACGAGCAGGCCCTTCGCGCGACCGTTCGTTACGTGCTGGGGTCCGGCAACCGCGGGCAGAGCTTCATCGCCCGGAGCGAGCACGGGCAGGATCTCCTCCTGCGCATGACGTATTACGACCACGGCTCGGTCGCCGACCTGACGCCCATGATCCCGCTCCATCTCCAGCTCGCCCACGACCACCTCGGCGTGGCGCTGACTCCCGAACGCTTGAAAGGATGCCTGGACTGCCACGCCACCAATGTCAGCCTGACGGCCGAGCCGGCCGTCCTGGTCGCGGAGCCGGGCATCGGCTGCGAGAAGTGCCATGGCCCCGGCGGCAATCACGTGAAGGCCGTTGCCGCCAAGTTCCCGGAGCCGGCGATCGGGCAGCTCCGCGGTGCCCCGGCTCCCCGCGTCGTCGCCGTCTGCGCCCGCTGCCACCAGCCGCCCGGCAACGAGGTCCTGGATGACTCGGATCCGACGCTCGTCCGGCAGCAAGCCCTGACGATGCCTCGGAGCCGGTGCTACACCGAGAGCGGCGAGGGCGTGAGCTGCGTGACCTGCCACAGCCCGCATCGTGACGTGGAGACGATGGCCAGCCATTACGAGCGGAAATGCCTGGCGTGCCACACGGCAGGCCGCATCGGCGCGGAAGCCGGGATCGTCGCCGGAGTGCCGGCGAGCCGGCCGAAAACGTCTTCGGTTTGCCCCGTGAACAGCAGCGCGAATTGCGTCGGCTGTCACATGCCCAAGGTCGAGAACCCGGCGGAGCATGCCTGGTTTACCGATCATCACATACGGATCCATCGCGACTCGCCGTCGTCGCAGGCCCAGGCCCCGAGGCACGAGCCCGATCCGCCGGTGGAGTCGCCCGGCCGCTGA
- a CDS encoding GumC domain-containing protein: MRPRALVGIPLFQGRLERPAREARPLTGTPMSESHDQDRELSGEAGTDRDQKAGASARTPFRGPLRLLGMVLGWLLISIPLTRLAYDSIEPTYETSSLVLVEATETDPFASEERPREPDGRAPVYLKTQLVSVTSDPVLEGAFVVDPRIAKFSMFKNCKDPVAELRKRLEVRILPDTNFIRISLESTNPQEAADTVNAVALAYKLATQPDDAQLVPPQITGLRKDTAEAEVAALEVYRKEEIDKKIDKKKEELLKLAQDEGVRLRSSVPGEEGDGKAAFPWALDLNPSRLYEMTSDQLMRTEFDLLDLDTRLEAAMADQPPSRPGGDGATPSGARGQGPRSDDRISELKRQVRVATLKREKLRTMLAQFDIRPAGSTRASFLLEELNSLRAMFDQIERKILKKKFNADKGIVLIPRVDRAKVPTVPLRDPRVPFAALVPAAVLIVLLGVSRLSRRA, encoded by the coding sequence GTGCGGCCCAGAGCCCTCGTCGGCATTCCGTTGTTCCAGGGCCGACTGGAACGGCCAGCACGAGAGGCGAGGCCCTTGACTGGGACACCCATGAGCGAGTCACACGATCAGGATCGGGAGTTGTCGGGAGAGGCAGGGACGGATCGCGACCAGAAGGCCGGTGCATCGGCACGCACGCCTTTCCGGGGACCGCTACGGCTCCTGGGAATGGTCCTGGGCTGGCTGCTCATTTCCATACCCCTGACCCGCCTGGCTTACGATTCGATCGAGCCGACCTATGAGACCTCCAGCCTGGTCCTGGTAGAGGCCACCGAGACCGATCCTTTCGCATCCGAGGAGCGACCCCGCGAGCCGGATGGTCGGGCGCCGGTCTACCTCAAGACCCAGCTCGTGTCCGTGACCAGCGACCCGGTCCTGGAAGGCGCCTTCGTCGTCGACCCCCGGATCGCGAAGTTCTCGATGTTCAAGAACTGCAAGGACCCCGTCGCCGAGCTGCGCAAGCGGCTGGAGGTCCGGATCCTCCCGGACACCAACTTCATCCGGATCTCCCTGGAGTCCACCAACCCCCAGGAGGCGGCCGACACCGTCAACGCGGTGGCCCTGGCCTACAAGCTGGCGACCCAGCCGGACGACGCGCAATTGGTCCCGCCGCAGATCACCGGCCTGCGCAAGGACACGGCCGAGGCCGAGGTCGCTGCCCTCGAGGTTTACCGGAAGGAGGAGATCGACAAGAAGATCGACAAGAAGAAGGAAGAGCTGCTCAAGCTGGCACAGGACGAGGGCGTGCGGCTCCGCTCGTCGGTGCCAGGAGAGGAAGGTGATGGGAAAGCCGCCTTTCCGTGGGCACTCGATCTGAATCCCTCCAGGTTGTACGAGATGACCAGCGATCAATTGATGCGGACCGAGTTCGATCTGCTCGACCTGGATACGAGGCTGGAGGCGGCGATGGCGGATCAACCTCCGTCCCGCCCCGGTGGCGACGGCGCGACGCCGTCTGGAGCCCGGGGGCAAGGGCCACGATCCGACGATCGAATCAGCGAGCTCAAGCGGCAGGTCCGCGTCGCCACGCTGAAGAGAGAGAAGCTGAGGACCATGCTCGCTCAATTCGACATTCGGCCGGCCGGCTCGACGCGTGCATCCTTCCTTCTGGAGGAATTGAACAGCTTACGGGCCATGTTCGATCAGATCGAGCGTAAGATCCTGAAGAAGAAATTCAATGCTGACAAGGGTATCGTGCTGATCCCGCGTGTCGACCGTGCCAAGGTCCCGACGGTCCCCCTCCGCGACCCCCGCGTGCCGTTCGCGGCGCTCGTGCCGGCGGCCGTCCTGATTGTGCTGCTTGGCGTCTCGCGGCTTTCGCGGCGAGCCTGA
- a CDS encoding aldo/keto reductase: MARPTSERPEDTGPNRRNFLHAGTAAVVLGGAGMLQGHARAGTRSDGDEAGGEWRNRQAGMAYRPLGRTGLMISEVVSGGDPITLENYRHLELALEMGLNYLDMAPAYNKGETERAYGKLLAASAGRRGRVFLTTKVSDFNSVRTRMYRQLLEKLPESKQAAIREKARVIKESRHLEEPGYFLTYFPGQKDAFESAYLRAAMQAEYGAQVEGSRELRDTIVESIEGSLERVGTDHFDILMCPHGADLAEDLASPEIHATFEDLKRQGKVRFLGVTSHNDPAGVLRAAADAGHYDVAMVAYNVINGGYVDESIRHAATKGLGVIAMKAAHAVATHHKPLQPVPEWRVQKVERIVPGDLKAPQKAYLWALQNPRISAVISNLWDETFVKDNLKLAGKKVTLQPA, translated from the coding sequence ATGGCACGGCCGACATCCGAGCGTCCCGAGGACACGGGCCCGAATCGCCGCAACTTCCTCCATGCCGGCACGGCTGCCGTGGTGCTGGGCGGGGCGGGCATGTTGCAAGGGCACGCCCGGGCGGGGACCAGGTCCGACGGCGATGAGGCCGGCGGCGAGTGGCGGAACAGGCAGGCCGGCATGGCGTATCGCCCGCTCGGGCGGACGGGCCTGATGATCTCCGAGGTCGTCAGCGGCGGCGACCCGATCACGCTGGAGAATTACAGGCACCTCGAGCTCGCCCTGGAAATGGGCCTGAACTATCTGGACATGGCCCCAGCCTACAACAAGGGCGAAACGGAACGCGCCTACGGCAAGCTGCTCGCCGCATCGGCGGGTCGGCGGGGCAGGGTCTTCCTGACCACGAAGGTGAGCGACTTCAACTCCGTCCGGACCCGGATGTACCGCCAGCTCCTCGAGAAGCTCCCCGAGTCGAAGCAGGCCGCGATCCGCGAGAAGGCCCGCGTCATCAAGGAGTCGCGCCATCTCGAGGAGCCCGGCTACTTCCTGACGTACTTCCCCGGCCAGAAAGATGCCTTCGAGTCGGCGTACCTCCGCGCGGCCATGCAGGCCGAATACGGCGCCCAGGTGGAAGGCAGCCGCGAGCTGCGGGATACGATCGTCGAATCGATCGAAGGCAGCCTGGAGCGTGTCGGCACCGACCACTTCGACATCCTGATGTGCCCGCACGGCGCGGATCTGGCGGAGGACCTCGCATCGCCCGAGATCCACGCGACTTTCGAGGACCTGAAGAGGCAGGGCAAGGTCCGGTTCCTCGGCGTGACGTCTCACAACGACCCGGCCGGGGTGCTCCGCGCGGCGGCCGACGCCGGGCATTATGACGTCGCCATGGTCGCCTACAACGTCATCAACGGCGGCTACGTGGACGAGTCGATCCGCCACGCGGCAACAAAGGGTCTGGGCGTGATCGCCATGAAGGCGGCGCACGCAGTCGCCACGCATCACAAGCCACTCCAGCCCGTGCCGGAGTGGCGCGTGCAGAAGGTCGAGCGGATCGTCCCGGGCGACCTGAAGGCGCCCCAGAAAGCCTACCTCTGGGCGCTCCAGAATCCGCGCATCTCGGCCGTGATCTCCAACCTGTGGGACGAGACCTTCGTGAAGGACAACCTGAAGCTGGCCGGCAAGAAGGTCACTCTGCAGCCGGCGTAG
- a CDS encoding TylF/MycF/NovP-related O-methyltransferase — MSTSPSSPLPPRVHGYHGRSQPVSLAFVASYQLRGFRAALAGTQFESRSYDRRIRLATIREIRDREGGRGRMSGLTGSAFEVRKTQRSWGMSRSTLQGGMEIASEAPEFVREGGPGTACELEVPGLAQATDREETENAAAWDDGEPGVDARRGGGSPIRYHLDEVNQRVVSGWAVHPSGLRVVRIFRDDVEIGAEAAGLERPDILAAFPDMPGSDRAGFRLRLGKHLRPGVNAITLEVEAQDGTRTRTSWETAKLDLDARDASFSFRPGTDRPVLSGLPFDVTALLRKFRPATYDSQSGWGDELISQGVEDLGTIWSSGARTAPLNRYILFLKSMYHRFQCISRRFPRDNEGVAVDAKDVVAAATTPEEMLAIANHLFVLRSNGLDGHFLEFGCFKGFSSCCLSYCCRYLDLPMDIFDSFAGLPPEEHDFYSAGEFCGTLEEVTSNINEFGDPRPVRLHKGFFSDSLPHFNETHVSCIWMDVDLFSSATDVAQVFDRLPRSSIVFTHEFPPDGASDGRVLRDASEVFPPILDKLESMGREPVGRYLSGWLGAIWDAREGIPVLPHHLLMQLVRLPDWPNGEACQ, encoded by the coding sequence ATGTCGACGTCCCCGTCGTCGCCACTGCCACCGCGAGTGCATGGATACCATGGTCGTTCTCAGCCTGTAAGTCTGGCTTTCGTCGCAAGCTATCAATTGCGTGGTTTTCGGGCCGCCTTAGCGGGCACGCAATTCGAGTCACGCTCGTATGATCGACGAATTCGTCTTGCGACGATTCGCGAAATCCGGGACAGAGAGGGAGGTCGTGGACGGATGTCGGGCCTCACCGGCTCGGCCTTCGAGGTCAGGAAGACGCAAAGGAGTTGGGGCATGAGCAGGAGTACGTTGCAGGGAGGAATGGAGATCGCGTCCGAGGCCCCCGAGTTCGTCCGCGAGGGAGGTCCCGGAACTGCATGCGAACTCGAAGTGCCCGGCTTAGCCCAAGCGACCGACCGGGAGGAGACCGAGAATGCCGCGGCGTGGGACGACGGGGAACCGGGCGTTGATGCCCGGCGGGGCGGCGGGTCGCCGATCCGGTATCACCTCGACGAGGTCAATCAGCGCGTGGTCTCCGGCTGGGCGGTCCATCCGAGCGGCCTTCGGGTGGTGCGGATCTTCCGGGACGACGTCGAGATTGGTGCCGAGGCGGCGGGCCTGGAACGCCCCGACATCCTCGCCGCCTTCCCCGACATGCCGGGCAGCGACCGGGCGGGCTTCCGCCTCAGGCTCGGGAAACACCTGCGGCCGGGGGTGAATGCGATCACGTTGGAGGTCGAGGCGCAGGACGGGACGCGAACGCGGACGTCCTGGGAGACAGCCAAGCTCGACCTAGACGCCAGGGATGCCTCGTTCTCCTTCCGGCCGGGGACCGACCGGCCGGTCCTGTCCGGATTGCCGTTCGACGTCACCGCCCTGCTGCGGAAATTCCGGCCGGCAACTTACGATTCGCAATCGGGCTGGGGCGACGAGCTTATATCGCAGGGGGTCGAGGACCTCGGCACGATCTGGTCTTCCGGCGCGCGGACCGCCCCGCTGAACAGGTACATCCTCTTCCTGAAATCGATGTATCATCGGTTTCAATGCATCAGCAGGCGATTTCCCCGGGATAATGAAGGCGTCGCGGTCGATGCCAAGGATGTCGTGGCCGCCGCAACGACGCCGGAGGAGATGCTGGCCATCGCCAACCATCTCTTCGTCCTCAGGAGCAACGGACTGGATGGCCACTTCCTCGAATTCGGCTGCTTCAAGGGGTTCAGTTCCTGTTGCCTCAGCTACTGCTGCCGCTATCTCGATCTCCCCATGGACATCTTCGACTCGTTCGCGGGGTTGCCGCCTGAGGAGCACGACTTCTACTCGGCCGGCGAATTCTGCGGCACGCTCGAGGAGGTCACCTCAAACATCAACGAATTTGGAGATCCTCGCCCGGTCCGGCTCCACAAGGGCTTCTTCTCCGACAGTCTGCCCCACTTCAACGAGACGCACGTCTCCTGCATCTGGATGGATGTGGACCTGTTCAGTTCCGCCACCGACGTGGCGCAGGTCTTCGACCGCCTGCCTCGATCCTCCATCGTGTTCACCCACGAATTTCCGCCGGATGGGGCGAGCGATGGTCGCGTCCTTCGCGACGCGTCGGAGGTCTTCCCGCCGATCCTGGATAAACTTGAGTCCATGGGTCGAGAGCCCGTCGGCAGATATCTCTCCGGATGGCTCGGGGCCATCTGGGACGCACGCGAGGGAATCCCCGTCCTGCCGCACCACCTCCTGATGCAGCTGGTGAGGCTTCCCGACTGGCCCAATGGCGAGGCATGCCAGTAA
- a CDS encoding Gfo/Idh/MocA family protein, which yields MAQASEMFATRITRRQFARGAAGAAAGIFAAPAVVRGRNLNDRLHIAAIGVGGRGAANLESVASEEIVAVCDVHGPNLDRAGSLFPHARRDKDFRRLFDRSNDFDAVVVSTTEHTHAFATLPALQLKKHVYCEKPLTHDVYEARVIREATARAKVATQMGIQIHAGDNYRRVVELVRSGLIGPVREAHVWVGRAWGWQSEAAARANGDIVSVRDRPPGTSPIPMGLDWDLWLGPAPARPFHEVYFPGPKWYRWWDFGNGTMSDLGSHWIDLAFWALDLDAPRTIEASGPPPHPEIAPASMRAAYEYGPRGERPAVRVTWYQGEEKPEVWRRGEIPKWDSGALFVGDKGIILADYGKHILLPESRFRDVERPASSIPKSIGHHAEWIRACKTGEPTTCNFEYAGRLTEANHLGNVAYRVGRKITWNAANLTCPDAPEAAPFLRREYRPGWTLV from the coding sequence ATGGCCCAGGCCTCCGAAATGTTCGCAACCCGGATCACGCGTCGCCAGTTCGCGCGAGGGGCTGCCGGCGCCGCGGCCGGCATCTTCGCCGCGCCCGCGGTGGTCCGCGGGAGAAACCTCAACGACCGGCTGCATATCGCGGCGATCGGCGTCGGCGGGCGCGGGGCGGCGAATCTCGAGAGCGTCGCGTCGGAGGAGATCGTCGCCGTGTGCGACGTTCACGGGCCCAACCTCGATCGGGCGGGCTCGCTGTTCCCTCACGCCCGGCGAGATAAGGACTTCCGGCGACTCTTCGATCGGTCGAACGACTTCGACGCCGTCGTGGTGAGCACCACGGAGCACACGCACGCCTTCGCCACGCTGCCCGCCTTGCAGCTCAAGAAGCATGTATACTGCGAGAAGCCGCTGACCCACGACGTCTACGAGGCCCGCGTCATCCGCGAGGCCACCGCGCGGGCGAAAGTGGCCACGCAGATGGGCATTCAGATTCACGCGGGAGACAACTATCGCCGCGTCGTGGAACTGGTGCGATCGGGGCTGATCGGCCCCGTCCGAGAGGCTCATGTCTGGGTCGGACGCGCCTGGGGATGGCAGTCGGAGGCCGCGGCCCGCGCGAACGGGGATATCGTCTCGGTCCGCGATCGTCCGCCCGGCACCTCGCCCATCCCGATGGGGTTGGACTGGGACCTCTGGCTCGGCCCGGCGCCCGCCAGGCCCTTCCACGAAGTCTACTTCCCGGGTCCAAAGTGGTACCGATGGTGGGATTTCGGCAACGGCACCATGAGCGACCTCGGCAGCCACTGGATCGATCTGGCGTTCTGGGCCCTCGATCTCGACGCCCCGAGGACCATCGAGGCATCCGGCCCGCCCCCTCATCCCGAGATCGCACCGGCCTCGATGCGTGCAGCCTACGAATACGGCCCTCGCGGCGAGCGGCCCGCCGTCCGGGTGACTTGGTATCAGGGCGAGGAGAAGCCCGAGGTATGGCGTCGCGGCGAGATCCCGAAATGGGACAGCGGAGCCCTTTTCGTCGGCGATAAAGGGATAATCCTCGCGGACTACGGGAAGCACATCCTCCTCCCCGAAAGTCGATTCCGCGACGTCGAGCGACCGGCATCCTCGATCCCGAAGTCGATCGGGCACCACGCCGAGTGGATCCGGGCCTGCAAGACGGGCGAGCCAACGACCTGCAACTTCGAGTACGCCGGCCGGTTGACCGAGGCGAATCACCTCGGCAATGTCGCCTACCGCGTCGGCCGCAAGATCACATGGAACGCCGCCAACCTGACCTGCCCCGACGCGCCCGAGGCGGCGCCGTTCCTCAGGCGCGAGTACCGCCCCGGATGGACGTTGGTTTGA
- a CDS encoding NAD-dependent epimerase/dehydratase family protein, giving the protein MPGSSSLPRALVTGAAGFIGSHVVRALQAQGRVEVVALDDLSGGFRRNLPADIDFVEASITDHGELARLFDRYRFRYVFHLAAYAAEGLSHFIRRFNYTNNVLGSINLINESVRHEIECFVFTSSIATYGAVEPPMREDQRPCPEDPYGVAKLAIELDLAAARHMFGLPYVIFRPHNVYGEFQNLGDPYRNVIGIFMNQIMQGRPMSIFGDGTQRRAFSYVGDIAPVLAECPWVPGARNEVFNIGADADCSVNELAHDVAVAMGRPDHPIEHLRARNEVSQAYSDHTKARRIFGDRPQTPLPEGLARMAEWAREAGVQRSKPFEGVEVTRNFPPSWRALLDSSPRSSKHSAGEAAA; this is encoded by the coding sequence ATGCCTGGTTCCAGCTCACTCCCGCGGGCCCTCGTGACGGGGGCGGCGGGGTTCATCGGTTCGCACGTGGTCCGTGCGTTGCAGGCTCAGGGCCGGGTCGAGGTCGTCGCCCTGGACGACCTCTCCGGCGGATTCCGGCGGAACTTGCCGGCCGACATCGACTTCGTGGAGGCCAGCATCACCGATCACGGGGAGCTCGCCAGACTCTTCGACCGATACCGATTCCGTTACGTCTTCCACCTCGCCGCCTACGCGGCGGAGGGCCTCTCGCACTTCATCCGGCGATTCAACTACACGAACAATGTCCTGGGGAGCATCAACCTCATCAACGAGAGCGTGCGGCACGAGATCGAGTGTTTCGTCTTCACCAGCTCGATCGCGACCTACGGGGCAGTCGAGCCTCCCATGCGGGAGGACCAGCGCCCATGCCCCGAGGATCCCTATGGCGTGGCCAAACTGGCGATCGAGCTGGACCTGGCCGCCGCTCGCCACATGTTTGGCCTGCCCTACGTGATCTTCCGGCCGCACAACGTTTACGGCGAATTCCAGAACCTCGGGGACCCCTATCGCAACGTCATCGGCATCTTCATGAACCAGATCATGCAAGGTCGGCCGATGAGCATCTTCGGCGACGGCACCCAGCGGCGAGCCTTCAGCTACGTGGGTGACATCGCCCCGGTCCTGGCGGAGTGCCCCTGGGTGCCCGGCGCCCGGAACGAGGTCTTCAACATCGGTGCCGACGCGGATTGCTCGGTCAATGAGCTGGCCCACGACGTCGCGGTGGCGATGGGGCGGCCGGACCACCCAATCGAGCATCTCCGTGCGCGGAATGAGGTCTCGCAGGCCTACAGCGATCACACGAAGGCCCGCCGCATCTTCGGCGATCGTCCGCAGACGCCGCTGCCGGAGGGCCTCGCCCGGATGGCCGAATGGGCGCGCGAGGCGGGGGTGCAGCGTAGCAAACCTTTCGAGGGCGTCGAGGTCACCCGCAACTTCCCGCCGAGCTGGAGGGCCTTGCTGGATTCTTCCCCTCGGTCGTCGAAGCACTCCGCGGGCGAGGCCGCGGCGTGA
- a CDS encoding class I SAM-dependent methyltransferase, translating into MPETVALSESKVDREADDETRYDFAVDVDSQSAHAKTVRLVGRDKRVLELGCASGHMTQVLRDRGCRVVAIELDPVMANRARPHCERLIVGDLDRLDLSEALGDDRFDVIVAADVLAHLKDPWAVLRSLKRFLRPGGYAVVSLPNVAHGSVRLALLEGQFPYKELGLLESTHLRFFTLRSLTRLFEESDFAITHLERQELMIDRSEVTFNKDNVPPELFESLASDPESRTYQYLVEAHPLPEEGKDWIKPHLRDLAGREQEAREALAACERKAERTAAEMRQALSEVRDRHAEIVKQLDAMTLRERELRVELVDAHDQLLRHDDELMGHIRELTAQRNQLAARFERLRRSLPGKTYRGLKKILNMARG; encoded by the coding sequence ATGCCGGAAACCGTCGCGTTGAGCGAGAGCAAGGTCGATCGGGAAGCCGACGACGAAACGCGCTACGACTTCGCCGTCGACGTCGATTCGCAGAGCGCGCACGCCAAAACGGTACGGCTTGTGGGCCGCGACAAGCGGGTCCTGGAGCTCGGTTGCGCGTCCGGCCACATGACGCAGGTCCTTCGCGATCGCGGCTGCCGGGTCGTGGCGATTGAGCTCGACCCGGTGATGGCGAATCGTGCCAGGCCGCATTGCGAGCGGTTGATCGTCGGGGATCTTGATCGCCTCGACCTGTCGGAGGCGCTCGGCGACGATCGCTTCGACGTGATCGTGGCCGCCGACGTCCTGGCGCATCTCAAGGACCCTTGGGCGGTGCTCCGTTCTTTGAAGCGCTTCCTTCGACCCGGCGGTTATGCGGTCGTGTCGCTGCCGAATGTGGCGCATGGGAGCGTCCGGCTGGCCCTGCTCGAGGGTCAATTCCCGTACAAGGAACTCGGCCTCCTCGAGAGCACGCACCTGCGGTTCTTCACACTCAGGTCTCTGACCCGACTGTTCGAGGAGAGCGATTTCGCGATCACTCATCTCGAGCGCCAGGAGCTGATGATCGACCGTTCCGAAGTCACGTTCAATAAGGACAACGTCCCCCCGGAGCTGTTCGAGTCGCTGGCGTCCGACCCGGAATCGAGGACCTACCAGTATCTGGTCGAGGCCCACCCCCTCCCCGAGGAGGGAAAGGACTGGATCAAGCCGCATCTCCGCGACCTGGCCGGGCGAGAGCAGGAGGCCCGGGAGGCCCTGGCCGCTTGCGAGCGGAAGGCCGAACGGACCGCGGCGGAGATGCGCCAGGCGCTGTCAGAAGTGCGCGACCGACACGCCGAGATCGTCAAGCAACTCGACGCAATGACTCTGCGAGAGAGGGAGCTGCGTGTCGAGCTGGTGGATGCCCACGACCAATTGCTTCGTCACGATGATGAGCTCATGGGGCACATCCGCGAGCTCACAGCGCAGCGCAACCAGCTCGCCGCCCGGTTCGAAAGGCTTCGTCGCAGCCTGCCGGGGAAAACGTACCGCGGCCTGAAGAAGATCCTGAACATGGCAAGGGGCTGA
- a CDS encoding class I SAM-dependent methyltransferase encodes METEIGTMMKADWNRRATENARWYIASDVKDDEEFTRSGEPDVEFALRRLDRRWLGNARVLEIGCGAGRMTRYFLRRVWSLCSIDVSSEMISLAAGRLGRHPNLQLLTGNGLDLSMFADGYFDLAVSYVVFQHIPNPIVRGYFREIHRVLLPGGVFRGQVARLDFPGFVQPDDADTFSMRSWEPEEVGAEFREWSRLELEICRCTDTIEHIWITATK; translated from the coding sequence ATGGAAACCGAAATCGGCACGATGATGAAGGCGGACTGGAACCGGAGGGCGACGGAGAATGCCCGCTGGTACATCGCGAGCGATGTCAAGGATGACGAGGAGTTCACGCGGTCCGGCGAACCGGACGTCGAGTTCGCCCTGCGCCGGCTCGACCGCCGGTGGTTGGGGAACGCGCGGGTGCTGGAGATCGGCTGCGGCGCGGGCCGGATGACCCGTTATTTCCTCCGTCGCGTCTGGAGCCTGTGCTCCATCGACGTGTCGTCCGAGATGATCTCGCTGGCGGCCGGGCGACTGGGGAGGCATCCGAACCTTCAGTTGCTTACCGGCAATGGATTGGACCTGTCGATGTTCGCCGACGGCTACTTCGACCTGGCCGTCAGCTACGTCGTCTTTCAGCATATCCCGAACCCGATCGTCCGGGGCTACTTCCGGGAGATCCACAGGGTCTTGCTCCCGGGAGGGGTATTCAGGGGCCAGGTCGCCCGGCTGGACTTCCCGGGATTCGTCCAGCCGGACGACGCCGACACGTTCAGCATGCGGAGCTGGGAGCCCGAGGAGGTCGGGGCCGAGTTCCGCGAGTGGAGCCGCCTGGAGCTGGAGATATGCCGTTGCACGGACACGATCGAACACATCTGGATCACGGCCACGAAATAA